The following coding sequences lie in one Prionailurus viverrinus isolate Anna chromosome X, UM_Priviv_1.0, whole genome shotgun sequence genomic window:
- the LOC125157598 gene encoding sperm acrosome-associated protein 5-like, protein MKGFVTVKVTLAMLMAAIVDAKIYERCELALKLERAGLNSFKGYTVGDWLCMAHYESGFDTSFVDHNPDGSSEYGIFQLNSAWWCDNGITPTQNLCHMDCRDLLNRHLLDDILCARQVVSSQNGMTAWDSWIQHCYGHDLSEWLKGCNMHAKHDSKKIKS, encoded by the exons ATGAAGGGCTTTGTTACTGTGAAGGTCACCTTAGCCATGCTTATGGCTGCTATTGTGGATGCCAAGATCTATGAACGCTGTGAACTGGCACTGAAGCTGGAGAGGGCAGGCCTCAACAGCTTCAAGGGCTACACCGTTGGAGACT GGCTGTGCATGGCACACTATGAGAGTGGTTTTGACACTTCCTTCGTGGACCACAATCCTGACGGCAGCAGTGAATATGGCATTTTCCAGCTGAACTCTGCCTGGTGGTGTGACAATGGGATTACACCCACCCAGAACCTCTGTCACATGGATTGTCGTG ACCTGCTCAACCGCCATCTTCTAGATGATATCTTGTGTGCCAGGCAGGTGGTGTCCTCACAGAATGGTATGACTGCTTG GGATTCTTGGATCCAGCACTGCTACGGGCATGATTTATCTGAATGGCTCAAGGGATGTAATATGCATGCAAAACATGACTCAAAGAAAATTAAGTCATGA